In the Geobacter sp. FeAm09 genome, one interval contains:
- a CDS encoding DoxX family protein, with amino-acid sequence MAKGSFDATDLLAPLMLRIPLGLIFMAHGSQKLLGLFGGQGLTATLKTFEVKLGVPPIFALLAIIAEFGGGFGVLSGFLTRLSAAGISAVMLVAIYKISWVNGFFLNTYCVPGRGHGIEFNIALLGMALYLVIAGGGRWCLDRLVFRS; translated from the coding sequence ATGGCAAAGGGCAGTTTTGACGCAACCGATCTCTTGGCCCCGCTTATGCTGCGGATACCGCTGGGGCTGATCTTCATGGCCCACGGCTCGCAGAAACTGCTGGGCCTGTTCGGCGGGCAGGGTTTGACCGCCACCCTGAAGACTTTCGAGGTGAAGCTGGGGGTTCCGCCGATCTTCGCCCTGTTGGCGATCATTGCCGAATTCGGCGGCGGCTTCGGCGTGTTGTCCGGGTTCCTGACCCGGTTGTCGGCGGCCGGCATTTCCGCGGTCATGCTGGTGGCCATCTACAAGATCAGCTGGGTGAACGGTTTTTTCCTGAATACCTATTGCGTGCCGGGCCGCGGCCATGGCATCGAGTTCAACATTGCGCTTTTGGGCATGGCCCTCTACCTGGTTATCGCCGGCGGAGGCCGCTGGTGCCTGGACCGCCTGGTATTCCGTTCCTAG
- a CDS encoding peptide chain release factor 3, producing MHNQQEVGKRRTFAIISHPDAGKTTITEKLLLFGGAIQQAGEVRARKSSRHATSDWMELEKQRGISVTSSVMKFTYGGCEINLLDTPGHNDFSEDTYRVLTAVDSVLMVIDSVKGVESQTKKLLEVCRLRHTPIMTFMNKLDREGQDPLDLLDDIEKNLHMQTAPVTWPVGMGKRFRGTYHLYTKELTFFDPDAANGTGQVLTATGLDDPLLDELLGGQVDELRHNVELLEGAAHPFDKEAYLAGRQTPVFFGSAINTFGVQQLLDAFVEHAPAPLPRETTSRMVSPYEEPFSGFTFKIQANMDPAHRDRIAFFRICSGKFTRGMKVRHVRLGREVQIANATIFMAQDRTNVEEAWPGDIIGIHNHGTIKIGDTFTQGEELKFTGIPSFAPEHFRKVRLLNPMKSKALEKGLVQLAEEGATQVFKPLMGADWVIGAVGLLQFEVVMHRLEFEYGVKVAFEPVSYVTARWVLGEKKKIEEFEKKEVMHLYIDGEGKLTYMAGSQWRLDNTIENWKELEFHETSEHS from the coding sequence ATGCATAACCAGCAGGAAGTCGGCAAGCGCCGAACCTTTGCCATCATCAGCCATCCCGACGCCGGCAAGACCACCATCACCGAAAAACTGCTGCTCTTCGGCGGGGCCATCCAGCAGGCCGGGGAGGTCCGTGCCCGGAAGAGCTCCCGCCATGCCACCTCCGACTGGATGGAGCTGGAAAAACAGCGTGGCATCTCCGTCACCTCCTCCGTCATGAAGTTCACCTATGGCGGCTGCGAGATCAACCTGCTGGACACCCCCGGCCACAACGACTTCTCCGAGGACACCTACCGGGTCCTGACCGCCGTTGACTCGGTGCTGATGGTGATCGACTCCGTGAAGGGGGTGGAGAGCCAGACCAAGAAGCTGCTGGAGGTCTGCCGCCTGCGCCATACCCCGATCATGACCTTCATGAACAAGCTGGACCGGGAGGGGCAGGACCCCCTGGACCTGTTGGACGACATCGAGAAGAACCTGCACATGCAGACCGCCCCGGTCACCTGGCCGGTGGGGATGGGCAAGCGCTTCCGCGGGACCTACCACCTCTACACCAAGGAGCTGACCTTTTTCGACCCCGATGCGGCCAACGGCACCGGCCAGGTGCTGACCGCCACCGGCCTGGACGACCCGCTGCTGGACGAGTTGCTGGGGGGTCAGGTGGACGAACTGCGCCATAACGTGGAGCTCCTGGAGGGTGCCGCCCACCCCTTCGACAAGGAGGCCTACCTGGCCGGCCGGCAGACGCCGGTCTTTTTCGGCAGCGCCATCAACACCTTCGGCGTCCAGCAGCTTTTGGACGCATTCGTGGAGCACGCCCCCGCGCCGCTGCCCCGCGAGACGACCAGCCGCATGGTGTCGCCCTACGAGGAACCCTTCAGCGGCTTCACCTTCAAGATCCAGGCGAACATGGACCCGGCCCATCGGGACCGGATCGCCTTCTTCCGCATCTGCTCCGGCAAGTTCACCCGCGGCATGAAGGTCAGGCACGTGCGCCTGGGACGCGAGGTGCAGATCGCCAACGCCACCATCTTCATGGCCCAGGACCGGACCAACGTGGAGGAGGCCTGGCCGGGGGATATCATCGGCATCCACAACCACGGCACCATCAAGATCGGCGACACCTTCACCCAGGGGGAGGAGCTGAAATTCACCGGCATCCCCAGTTTCGCCCCGGAACATTTCCGCAAGGTCCGGCTGCTCAACCCCATGAAGTCAAAGGCCCTGGAAAAGGGGCTGGTGCAGTTGGCCGAAGAGGGCGCCACCCAGGTCTTCAAGCCGCTCATGGGGGCCGACTGGGTCATCGGGGCGGTCGGGCTTTTGCAATTCGAGGTGGTCATGCACCGCCTGGAGTTCGAATACGGGGTCAAGGTGGCCTTCGAGCCGGTCAGTTACGTGACCGCCCGCTGGGTCCTGGGGGAGAAGAAGAAGATCGAGGAGTTCGAGAAGAAGGAGGTCATGCACCTCTACATCGACGGCGAGGGGAAACTGACCTACATGGCCGGCAGCCAATGGCGCCTGGACAATACGATCGAGAACTGGAAGGAACTGGAGTTTCACGAAACCAGCGAGCATTCATGA
- a CDS encoding chemotaxis response regulator protein-glutamate methylesterase: MLTSRSGKTRVLIVDDSSFMRMAIRSVLSKDPSFDIVGTAADGMEGVEKAIALKPDVITMDVEMPRMDGIAALRQIMAKAPTRVLMVSTLTNEGAKATFEALDAGAIDYIPKNVTDSAEAQNIFREELLRKVREAGKSYVGRVATASSPVRTAGVTPVAAPPTRPTASRFTGKKINYVGIGASTGGPVALQEVLSRIPVNFPYGIIVGIHMPKAFTGPYADRLNAKCSMTIREAVDGDVLKPGLALIAPGGMHTTLVRHGTSIVVKTVPTSAYPQYVYIPSVDLMMSSMAEATNGSMLGVILTGMGNDGFKGMQLLKSKGGLTIAQDEATSTIYGMPRACVEGGVADEVLPLGQIGFEISKFMG; encoded by the coding sequence ATGCTTACTTCCCGAAGCGGAAAAACACGGGTACTTATCGTCGACGACTCTTCGTTCATGCGCATGGCAATACGAAGCGTCCTTTCCAAGGACCCCTCCTTTGATATCGTCGGCACGGCGGCAGACGGCATGGAAGGGGTGGAAAAGGCCATTGCCCTCAAGCCGGACGTCATCACTATGGACGTGGAAATGCCGCGCATGGACGGCATCGCAGCCCTGCGCCAGATCATGGCCAAGGCCCCCACCCGGGTGCTCATGGTCTCCACCCTGACCAACGAAGGGGCCAAGGCCACCTTCGAAGCCCTTGATGCCGGCGCCATCGATTACATTCCCAAGAACGTCACCGACTCGGCCGAGGCCCAGAACATCTTCCGCGAGGAGTTGCTGCGCAAGGTCCGGGAAGCGGGCAAGTCCTATGTCGGGCGCGTCGCAACCGCCTCCTCCCCGGTCCGGACGGCCGGCGTCACCCCCGTTGCCGCACCTCCGACACGCCCCACGGCGTCGCGGTTTACCGGCAAAAAGATCAATTACGTGGGGATCGGGGCATCCACCGGGGGGCCGGTGGCGCTCCAGGAGGTGCTGTCCCGTATTCCGGTCAATTTCCCCTACGGCATCATCGTCGGCATCCACATGCCCAAGGCCTTTACCGGCCCCTATGCCGACCGCCTGAACGCCAAATGCTCCATGACCATCCGGGAGGCGGTGGATGGCGATGTGCTCAAGCCGGGGCTGGCGCTGATCGCCCCCGGCGGCATGCATACCACCCTGGTGCGCCATGGGACGAGCATTGTGGTCAAAACCGTCCCCACCAGCGCCTATCCGCAGTACGTGTACATCCCCTCGGTGGACCTGATGATGTCCAGCATGGCCGAGGCAACCAACGGCTCCATGCTGGGGGTTATCCTGACCGGCATGGGCAACGACGGCTTCAAGGGGATGCAGCTCCTGAAAAGCAAGGGGGGGCTGACCATTGCCCAGGATGAGGCCACGTCCACCATCTACGGCATGCCCCGGGCCTGCGTCGAAGGCGGGGTGGCCGATGAGGTGCTGCCCCTGGGGCAGATCGGTTTCGAGATATCCAAGTTCATGGGGTAG